The following proteins are co-located in the Neodiprion virginianus isolate iyNeoVirg1 chromosome 6, iyNeoVirg1.1, whole genome shotgun sequence genome:
- the LOC124307633 gene encoding branched-chain-amino-acid aminotransferase, cytosolic, which produces MVHFRRKLLSHGGLLRQLKQHIRWSSSLKIRNDEVVSPDRSFKYADLSVRLAAPHQLHPKPEVSALSFGKYFTDHMLKVFYYEALGGWQTPEITPLENLVLHPAAKVLHYAVELFEGMKAYRGVDGKIRLFRPDLNMDRMNASALRSGLPTFNSTELINCINRLISIDQEWVPHSEASSLYIRPTLIGIDPTLGVASSESALLYVILCPVGSYFKTSSEQEGVSLLADPRYTRAWPGGCGDRKMGSNYAPTIQIQREALEKGLQQVLWLYGDDDQLTEVGTMNIFMFYINENGEKELITPPLNGLILPGITRQSILTLSREWGQFKVSERVITMQEVCRLLSENRLLELFGAGTACVVSPISYIKYIDQGLHIPTMEQPNPVFKMFLKHLTEIQYGYLPNHPWAFPLD; this is translated from the exons CTCTTATCGCACGGAGGTCTTCTCCGGCAGTTAAAGCAACATATCAGGTGGAGTTCGTCGTTGAAAATTAGAAACGATGAAGTGGTCAGTCCTGACCGTTCATTCAAG TATGCCGATCTCTCGGTTCGGCTGGCTGCTCCACACCAACTTCATCCGAAGCCCGAAGTTAGTGCCTTGAGCTTTGGAAAATACTTCACCGATCATATGCTGAAAGTATTTTATTACGAGGCACTGGGCGGCTGGCAAACACCTGAAATTACTCCGTTAGAAAATCTTGTACTTCATCCCGCCGCGAAAGTCCTCCACTATGCTGTCGAA CTCTTCGAGGGAATGAAGGCATATCGAGGTGTTGATGGAAAAATCCGACTTTTCAGGCCTGATTTAAACATGGACCGCATGAATGCTTCTGCATTGAGGTCCGGGCTGCCAACATTCAATAGTACAGAACTCATAAACTGTATCAACAGATTAATCAGTATAGATCAGGAGTGGGTACCCCATTCAGAAGCATCTAGTCTCTACATTCGTCCAACTTTGATTGGAATCGAT CCTACTTTGGGCGTTGCCTCGTCGGAATCAGCTCTCTTGTATGTTATTCTCTGTCCTGTTGGGTCTTACTTCAAAACTTCTTCTGAGCAGGAAGGTGTTTCGCTACTTGCAGATCCTCGATATACACGAGCATGGCCTGGTGGCTGTGGTGATCGTAAAATGGGAAGCAACTACGCGCCAACGATTCAAATACAAAGAGAGGCTCTAGAAAAAGGCCTACAGCAAGTACTGTGGCTTTATGGTGATGATGACCAATTAACGGAGGTCGGGACCATGAACATTTTCATGTTTTACATCAATGAAAACGGCG AGAAGGAATTGATTACGCCACCATTGAACGGACTGATCCTACCAGGCATCACAAGGCAATCTATTCTGACGTTGTCTAGAGAATGGGGTCAATTTAAAGTCAGTGAGAGAGTGATCACTATGCAAGAAGTCTGTCGCCTGTTATCTGAGAATAGG TTACTGGAGCTTTTTGGAGCTGGTACAGCATGTGTAGTTAGTCCCATTTCATATATCAAATACATTGACCAGGGACTACATATTCCAACGATGGAGCAGCCAAACCCAGTcttcaaaatgtttttgaaacatttgACTGAAATCCAATATGGATATCTGCCAAATCATCCCTGGGCATTCCCACTGGATTAA